The following DNA comes from Candidatus Deferrimicrobiaceae bacterium.
GTCATCGGCTGGGTCGCGAGGCTCTCCGGGCCACCGAGGCTCGGGGCGATGAGGAAAAGCTCGAGGCGGTCGACGACCTTCGTTGCGTCTTGACCCGACCCATCGATCTCCAGCGTCAGCATCCCCCCGAATCCGGACATCTGGGATCTCGCCAGATCGTGTTGGGGGAAATCCGGCAGTCCCGGATACAGGACCCTGGCGACCTTCGGATGGTCCCTCATCGCTTCCGCCACGGCCTGCGCGGTCCGGTTCTGCCTCTCCACGCGAATGGGGAGCGTCCGCAGGCTCCTCGCCAGAAGGGCGGCGATTTCGGGAGCCATCATCTGCCCCAGGTTCTTCCTCCAGGGGGCAACCGCTTCGATCAGTTCCTTCGACCCCATGAGGGCCCCGCCCGTCAGGTCGCTGTGGCCTCCCAGGTACTTGGTGGCGCTGTGAACGGCGATATCCGCGCCGAGGGCCAGCACCTGCTGGTTGATGGGCGAGGCAAAGGTGTTATCGACGGCCACGAGGGCACCGAACGAGCGGGAAAGCCTGCAGATCTCCCTGATGTCGAAGATCTCCATCGTCGGGTTCGTGGGGGTTTCGAAAAAGACGAGGCCCGGCCCCTCTTTTTGCAAAACCTCCGCAAGCCTTCCCGCCTCCTCTCCCTGGAGCAGGAACGTCGGTACCCCCACGAGGGGCAGCTGATCGGAGAGCAACTGCAGCGTGCCGCCGTACGCGTTCCCCAGACAAACGATCCCCCTCCGGCCGTGGGCGAAAAAGAGCGCGGCCTCCGCCGCCATGCCCGAGGAAAAAACGAGAGCCGACTCCGCGTTTTCCAGGCTTGCGAGCTTGACCTCCACGCTCCGTATCGTCGGGTTCAGCCCGTACCGGGTGTAGAGATTCCCGGGCCGCCTCCCTTCCACCACGTCGAGGAGATCGGCCGTGGACGTGAATCCGAAGGTGGTGGTGTTGTAGATCGGCGTATGCGGGGATCCTTCTGCGTCTCTCACCTCCCCCGCATGCACGCACCGTGTGGAAAGATCGTGATCGCTCTTCATGGGGCCTCCTCCAGAAACTTTCGAATGCTTTCCGGTTTTCGATTCTCTCGTCAAGCGATCCGGATCTCTTTCAGCATGGGGAGGACTTTTTCCAACTCCTCCCATGTCGTGGTTCGTCCCAGGCTGAACCGGATTGCGCCCATCCCTTCCCCCGGGGGAACCCCCATCGCGGCGAGGACCGGCGACAGGGTGACCGAGCCCGCGTGGCAGGCCGAACCGGTCGATGCCGCCACTCCCGGCATTTTCGCAAGGATCTCGGCGCCCACGCGGCCGGCGAGATTGACGCTGAGCGTGTTGGGAAGCCGCTCGACCGGATGACCGTTCAGCGTGATGTTTTCCCCGAAGATATCCTTCAGTCCCTCCCAGAATCGGTCTCGTAAGGACCGTGCCTGCGGCATCCCCACCCATCCGCGGGCAACCTCGCA
Coding sequences within:
- a CDS encoding PLP-dependent aspartate aminotransferase family protein, whose protein sequence is MKSDHDLSTRCVHAGEVRDAEGSPHTPIYNTTTFGFTSTADLLDVVEGRRPGNLYTRYGLNPTIRSVEVKLASLENAESALVFSSGMAAEAALFFAHGRRGIVCLGNAYGGTLQLLSDQLPLVGVPTFLLQGEEAGRLAEVLQKEGPGLVFFETPTNPTMEIFDIREICRLSRSFGALVAVDNTFASPINQQVLALGADIAVHSATKYLGGHSDLTGGALMGSKELIEAVAPWRKNLGQMMAPEIAALLARSLRTLPIRVERQNRTAQAVAEAMRDHPKVARVLYPGLPDFPQHDLARSQMSGFGGMLTLEIDGSGQDATKVVDRLELFLIAPSLGGPESLATQPMT
- a CDS encoding aminotransferase class V-fold PLP-dependent enzyme yields the protein KAITPRTVLITVMHANNEVGTIEPIPEIAAIAREAGVPFHTDAAQTVGKIPTDVEELGVDLLSVAGHKVYAPKGIGALYVREGTRIEPFVHGAGHEGGRRAGTENVLLAVALGAACEVARGWVGMPQARSLRDRFWEGLKDIFGENITLNGHPVERLPNTLSVNLAGRVGAEILAKMPGVAASTGSACHAGSVTLSPVLAAMGVPPGEGMGAIRFSLGRTTTWEELEKVLPMLKEIRIA